A genomic window from Sparus aurata chromosome 4, fSpaAur1.1, whole genome shotgun sequence includes:
- the LOC115579756 gene encoding cadherin-related family member 5-like, with protein sequence MELKSKSKPGNVLLGCIVAVCFCTVCRAERLCTVPPGPVTVPENNTADVQLVKISSVDDVTLTVTVNPEDLFYLQGNALMVKKGLDYESLSTAALVVWVQCSRVGSRSVNESVEVLVENVNDNPPNFAQNHFVLEVNELTTVNSTVGLIEATDVDSEPLYYRLESATDKYFRLESINSPKIIVKSLLDYDVVQKIALVLHVQDTFNGSASDEPFFTSVASITVHVKDVDNRPPWFQPCLRTNLGIAKLCVSGGYRGRVNLTEKEEGPLVLEPGPVFAKDGDKNRSELISYRILRGNEGNIFQIDEETGNITMTKAADIVGPITLTVLASQVTNRDQFAVTQVTIEVMKKSRNPPRFERERYEGFIYSNSVPESMILRDRSTNRPFRVRARDEDFAAGVNPDVKYEVQYSSYVNVTSDGFVILKRVVKTESFALQLRAVDVATGEFGTAALSVQVIPAVAIPSPSNVGYRPGDMALLGLVMAALLVLCLIVIGFLISRLYKGSGSIDKICECLGPCLKSDQPRSGHRDSLQYTNDGFQNEGDHGRGVARRLNNVVPRRSTFPQPRGRVIPLERRNRHCSSCGVYTNHVPKGSPSVRQSRRGRGDGDEYSSRSILTRQRRKEGQKTVWFKEIEDSSDIEVEIIPDTVGRVEEETEEELEGEVEMEGVVRDPAAPLRESDGGQENQNTEPGEEQDDGGSSEQKKGSEEREG encoded by the exons ATGGAACTGAAATCGAAGAGTAAACCTGGGAACGTTCTCCTCGGATGCATCGTCGCCGTCTGCTTTTGTACAGTTTGTCGGGCTGAGAGAC tgtGCACGGTTCCGCCGGGCCCGGTGACGGTCCCTGAGAACAACACGGCGGACGTCCAGCTGGTGAAGATCAGCTCGGTGGATGATGTGACTCTGACGGTCACAGTGAACCCTGAAGATCTGTTCTACCTGCAAGGAAACGCTCTGATGGTGAAGAAGGGACTCGACTACGAG tctcTGTCCACTGCAGCTCTGGTGGTTTGGGTCCAGTGCAGCAGAGTCGGGTCCAGATCT GTGAACGAGTCTGTTGAAGTTCTGGTAGAAAACGTGAACGATAACCCGCCAAACTTCGCTCAGAACCACTTTGTACTGGAAGTGAACGAG ctcaCGACGGTAAACTCCACCGTCGGACTGATTGAAGCCACAGACGTCGACTCAGAACCGCTGTACTATCGCTTAGAGTCCGCCACA GATAAATATTTCCGTCTTGAAAGCATCAACAGTCCAAAGATCATCGTGAAAAGCCTTCTGGACTACGATGTGGTGCAGAAGATCGCTCTGGTTCTTCACGTGCAG GACACGTTCAACGGTTCGGCGTCCGACGAGCCCTTCTTCACGTCCGTGGCCTCCATCACGGTGCACGTGAAGGACGTCGACAACCGGCCACCCTGGTTCCAGCCGTGTCTGAGGACCAACTTGGGGATCGCCAAACTGTGCGTGAGCGGCGGCTACAGAGGACGAGTCAACCTCACCGAGAAGGAG GAGGGTCCGCTGGTGCTGGAACCTGGTCCGGTGTTCGCCAAGGACGGAGACAAGAACCGGAGCGAGCTGATCAGCTACAGAATCCTGCGAG GAAACGAGGGAAACATTTTCCAGATCGAcgaggaaacaggaaacatcacCATGACGAAGGCTGCTGACATCGTGGGCCCGATAACTCTCACAGTTCTG GCGTCACAGGTGACCAACAGGGATCAGTTCGCGGTGACTCAGGTGACCATCGAGGTGATGAAGAAGAGCAGGAACCCTCCTCGATTTGAGCGGGAGCGATACGAAGGATTCATCTACAGCAACTCGGTCCCAGAGAGCATGATCCTCCGGGACCGGAGCACCAACCGGCCCTTCAGAGTCCGAGCTCGGGACGAGGACTTCGCCGCT ggtgtgAATCCAGACGTGAAGTACGAGGTTCAGTACAGCAGCTACGTCAACGTGACCTCCGATGGCTTCGTGATCCTGAAGCGAGTCGTGAAGACGGAGTCCTTCGCGCTTCAG CTCAGAGCGGTCGACGTAGCGACGGGAGAGTTCGGAACAGCTGCCCTCTCTGTTCAGGTCATACCAG CCGTGGCGATCCCGTCTCCCTCCAACGTCGGGTACCGTCCGGGCGACATGGCGCTCCTGGGCCTGGTGATGGCGGCTCTGCTGGTCCTCTGCCTCATCGTCATCGGCTTCTTGATTTCCCGCTTGTACAAGGGAAGCGGCAGCATCGACAAAATATGTGAG TGCCTGGGCCCCTGCCTGAAGTCCGACCAGCCGCGCTCCGGCCACAGGGACTCCCTGCAGTACACCAACGACGGCTTCCAGAACGAGGGCGACCACGGCCGCGGGGTTGCCAGGCGCTTGAACAACGTCGTCCCCAGACGGAGCACCTTCCCCCAGCCGCGAGGCCGGGTCATCCCCCTGGAGAGACGGAACCGCCACTGCTCCTCCTGTGGCGTCTACACCAACCACGTCCCCAAGGGGAGCCCCTCGGTGAGGCAGTCCAGGAGAGGCCGAGGAGACGGGGACGAGTACAGCTCCAGATCCATCCTGACccggcagaggaggaaggagggccAGAAGACGGTGTGGTTCAAGGAGATCGAGGACTCCTCCGACATCGAGGTGGAGATTATCCCAGACACTGTAGgccgggtggaggaggagacggaggaggagctggagggagaggtggagatggagggagtTGTCAGAGACCCGGCAGCCCCGCTGAGAGAGTCTGACGGCGGGCAGGAGAACCAGAACACAGAGCCCGGCGAGGAGCAGGACGATGGAGGCAGCTCAGAACAAAAGAAGGGAAGTGAGGAGCGGGAGGGCTGA